One Micromonospora craniellae genomic region harbors:
- a CDS encoding superoxide dismutase, with translation MTSHPADLLAGMQHAVGIIAARHRGDLDGAHALAEAFTDDAQRAHAFLLLTELALTIVADSTDTDLQIVVRDISLRIAALAAAD, from the coding sequence ATGACCTCCCACCCGGCCGATTTGCTGGCCGGCATGCAGCACGCCGTCGGGATCATCGCGGCCCGCCACCGCGGTGACCTCGACGGCGCCCACGCCCTCGCCGAGGCGTTCACCGACGACGCGCAACGCGCCCACGCGTTCCTCCTGCTCACCGAACTCGCCCTCACCATCGTCGCCGACAGCACCGACACCGACCTCCAGATCGTGGTGCGCGACATCTCTCTCCGCATCGCCGCACTGGCCGCCGCCGACTGA